The Salvia miltiorrhiza cultivar Shanhuang (shh) chromosome 2, IMPLAD_Smil_shh, whole genome shotgun sequence DNA window TTTTTGTATGATTTTCGCATTCACTTTGCTGCACTGTTTATTACTTAGCAATTTATTTGTTTAGGTGTTCTTGGACATGTCTGCCTCTTTTGTGTCGAGTGAGTCGAGTAGTGAAAATTCTAGATCGTCGGATGATGATACGAGCTGTCTAGATACTGTAAATGGCGTGCCAAGAAATAGGCCCCGAGCCGGGTATGACATGGTTATGTTTGATTATGGGATTGGTGTAAATCTTTCTGGGCCACTCGAAGGGAGTATTCCTGCATACAAGCTGGGAAACGAGAGCCCGGAATCTGTTATAACTTTTGACAAGTTGGATGAACTTCGTGCTGTCTATGCTATTCCTCCTTGTGCCAGTCTGGCTGCTCCATCTGGTTCGGAAAGGCCAGATTGGTTATATCCAGGATGGACGGTCCTGTATGAGTGTTTTCTTCAGATGGGTGCCCGTTTTCCTCTTCCTCGGCTAGTGTTCGAGGCTTGCACTCACTACCGCGTTGCTCCGGGTCAATTGGTTCCGAACGTGTGGCGCACTCTCATGGCCATTCAGGTTTTTAGCGAGTTGAGGGGTGTTCACTTCAGTTTTTCTGAAGTTTTGCAGGCTTACAGTTTGGAGACGCATAGGACTGATAATGTTCGATATCAATTTAAGGCAAACCGTCCGCTTGTGCTATCTCTTCCAGATAGCGCTAAGAAATGGCGTTCTAGATACTTTTTCATATCCAATAACGCACTAGGAGAACCGCGTGATTCGATTATTCCACAGGCATGGGAAGCTTGtagtgagtgttatatgttggATGTCTTTAGAATTTGAGTATTTTTTGTTGTGGCaacatattatttttatgtattcgTAATTTacacttttcatatttttcttgttttgcaGCTTGTCCGAGGAGGGGGCCTACCAGCTTGGCTTTCGATAGTGCTAGCAAGATCGATTGGTTTTTAGGTTTTAGCGAAGAGGATCGCCAAATCTGTAACATTTTGACCGAGGCCAACTTGCGAGTTAGCTCTTTGTGGAGCCGCGTGCCCGCAGGTATTGCTTTGCTTGTCAATTTTATTCCGACTTGTCGTTAATATGactaagtgtttttattttgatgCAGATCACAGGATGTCGAAGTCATATGTTCCTCCTCTGCTTGGGAAGGGCGCTGCAATGGACGTGATCCGTAGGAATAGGCAGAAGGCTGCTAGCTCGAGTGGTGCGGTTACAGCTGATGTTACTGCAGCACGTGTCCCGCATTCGACTCGTGTTCCGGCTCACAAGAAAAAGCGGTCTGCTGAGGTTGACCTCactgttcgctaatattttcaccacgccgcaagtatacgggtagttgtaatatatggaagcaaggtcgtatcccacaaggattagtagttcaatctagtgattatcctaattcattttactcgactatttagactaaacgattgagtgattggtttgattatctaactaaatacttaacaagtgcaaagacaaataaaaccaaataagcaagtggattaataagatgattaaggcgatttagggactaggcatcgatgattaagcaaaagacttcaattatagctcaatattaatcttgacaatcctaattatctagagtgatctcccaactagttctagccccctcccggacgactagagcggtagattacgggtcatagttgccgtccccgatcaacttctaacctataactcccaaaagcacacaaagatcgacatactctcacccaactctcaacctcccggttatcgaattgatatgtttcaaacaccttatctattgcaattatcctctcccgattcaaagtgcaaattagaaatgcatagaatgtggccaacaatccatacaagaaataaatcaagggtttgaaaagataatgtgcaaatgaacaaacaagatttatattgagcataaataatcaatccattacaataatcatctagcctaatccccaaatcaaagagaaatttagcctaacatgttcaaacacaataaatcaaagttaaaggtgtacataatgaaagagagagtaagaaatgacaaatcctatttatgagcttcttcttccttctcttctcttcaatggtcttcaatggtagatgggtgtgttaaaggaggctagggtttagtgtgtggagtgttggggaagatggaaaatgggtgtgttgaatgttggggatgatgaataatgtgaggaaaaggggaaaaatgggggttaagggctgaaaaacgcgactggggcccacttggggatgctccgctcttttcccgcggtcacggcccgcgtccgcggccttcaaacgtggggga harbors:
- the LOC131008348 gene encoding uncharacterized protein LOC131008348, yielding MVAGWADLGRLFLSEAEEKSRGVWGRGEWFCLLLLPPDSGGGAAFVLVCDAFSAENDGSTPAAVSPETTVADGDLNDLVFLDMSASFVSSESSSENSRSSDDDTSCLDTVNGVPRNRPRAGYDMVMFDYGIGVNLSGPLEGSIPAYKLGNESPESVITFDKLDELRAVYAIPPCASLAAPSGSERPDWLYPGWTVLYECFLQMGARFPLPRLVFEACTHYRVAPGQLVPNVWRTLMAIQVFSELRGVHFSFSEVLQAYSLETHRTDNVRYQFKANRPLVLSLPDSAKKWRSRYFFISNNALGEPRDSIIPQAWEACTCPRRGPTSLAFDSASKIDWFLGFSEEDRQICNILTEANLRVSSLWSRVPADHRMSKSYVPPLLGKGAAMDVIRRNRQKAASSSGAVTADVTAARVPHSTRVPAHKKKRSAEVDLTVR